The Candidatus Eisenbacteria bacterium genome segment CAAGACTTTCAAACGCGGCAAGTCGATCACGAACAAGCAGCTGCTCGAGCTGCCGGTCGACATCCTGGCACCGTCGGCGCTCGAGAATCAGATCACCGCCGCGAATGCGAGCCGCATCCAGGCCAAGATCGTGGCCGAAGCCGCGAACGGCCCGACCACGCCGGCCGCCGACGACGTGCTGTTCAAGCGCGGCCGCACCGTGATCCCGGACATTCTCGCGAACGCCGGCGGCGTCACCGTTTCGTACTTCGAATGGGTTCAGGACGGCACCGCGTTCTTCTGGGACGACGACGAAGTCGACAAGCGACTCGAGCGCGCGATGGTGCGCGCCTACGGCGACGTGCGCGAAGCGGCGAAGAAACATCGCTGCAGCCTCCGCGGCGGCGCGTACGTCGTGGCCGTCGGTCGTGTGGTCGAGGCGACTCGGCTGCGCGGCATCTTTCCGTGATCGAATCGAAAGCGTTCTATCGCCGAATCGAGGCCGCGCTGCGCGAGGTGGGACAGTCTGCCACGGCTCAGCGCTTCGCCGAGGGATTGGCTCCTCACCTGCTGCAGCATCTGGGCGGCCCGATCGGCGTGACCGGATTGCAGCTCTACTGCCTCGACGGCGCGTGCTTCGCGCGCGCCGCCGAGTGGGGCGATCGATTCCCAAACCTCGGCGAGGAACTCGACGCACGGCTTCGCGTGGAGTCGGAAGATCCGATCTCGGACCTGCCGTGGGCTGGTGAGATGCGGCTCGGACGCGTCGGACTTCTGCCGATCTCGGACGACGGCTCCGACCCGCTGCTCGCGCTCATCGCCCCGCCGGCCGGCGAATTGCGCGGCGTGCCGTCGCGCGGCGAATTCGCCTCGGTGCTCAGCTCGATCCGCTACGCGATCCTGCAGCATCGCCACCGCAGCGAACTCGAGGGCTTGTTCGAACAGGCGCGCGCGGTGCAGATGAGCCTGTTGCCGGCCGGCCGCCCGACGTTTGCGGACTACGACATCTGCGCCGTGTGCCTGCCCGCGCAGTCGGTGGGCGGCGATGTCTACGACTTCCTTCCGCTCGACGAAGAGTCCCTGGCGATCGCGATCGCCGACGCTTCGGGACACGGGCTGCCGGCCGCACTGCAGGCCCGCGACGTGATCACAGGGCTGCGCATGGGAGTTCAGCGCGACTTGAAGGTCACGCGCATGATCGAGAAGCTGAACCGCGTCATCCACCAGAGCGGACTCACCACCAGGTTCGTCTCGATGGTGTTCGGCGAACTGGAACGCAACGGCAACTTCTCGTACGTGAACGCGGGTCACCCCGCGCCGCTCCTGATCGACGACCGCGGGATCCACGAGCTCTCGGTCGGGGGCATGATCCTGGGCCCCGATCCGAAGGCGCTCTACAAGCTCGGGTTCGCACACCTCGATCGCGGCAGCGCACTGGTCCTGTTC includes the following:
- a CDS encoding PP2C family protein-serine/threonine phosphatase — translated: MIESKAFYRRIEAALREVGQSATAQRFAEGLAPHLLQHLGGPIGVTGLQLYCLDGACFARAAEWGDRFPNLGEELDARLRVESEDPISDLPWAGEMRLGRVGLLPISDDGSDPLLALIAPPAGELRGVPSRGEFASVLSSIRYAILQHRHRSELEGLFEQARAVQMSLLPAGRPTFADYDICAVCLPAQSVGGDVYDFLPLDEESLAIAIADASGHGLPAALQARDVITGLRMGVQRDLKVTRMIEKLNRVIHQSGLTTRFVSMVFGELERNGNFSYVNAGHPAPLLIDDRGIHELSVGGMILGPDPKALYKLGFAHLDRGSALVLFSDGVPELGTESGTPFGDAGLREWLTEWREGPCDHAINDLLVRLRAYAEGESFEDDVTIVMVRRPK